From Simonsiella muelleri ATCC 29453:
GTCCCCACCGATTAAATTACCAGTCGCACCACCCACAACTGCACCAATTGCTGCGTTGCGTTGTGAGGTAGTCATCTCATTGCTGGTGCAAGCTGCCATAGATGCAGCGATTGCAGTCACTACTAAGATTTTTGTAATTGTTTTCATGATATTAACTCCATTTGAGTTTGTTGAGGGAATAGGAAAAGTATGGCAGGATTTTGCCATTTTGCCCATTCTGATTTGCGTAAAAAATGGTTTGAATGTGCAAAGGTTTCAGGTCGCCTATTTTGACAATTTGCTTGCTACATCGCGCAGTGCAGTACGCAAACCTTCTTCAATAACAGGATGATAGAATGGCATATCCAACATTTTAGGAACAGTCATTTCCATTTGATGCGCCCACGCGAGTAAATGTGCAATGTGTTCGGCAGCAGGCCCAGCCATTTCCGCACCTAAAAATTTACCTGATTGTTTGTCGGCATACACGCGCATATGCCCTTTATTTACCAACATTACACGGCTACGTCCCTGATTTCTAAATGAAACTTCGCCAATTGCTACTTTGTCATCAAAATCATCGCCGTATTGATTTTTCAATGTCGCAAAACGCGCACCCACCGACATAATTTGCGGATTGGTAAACACCACACCAATCATGCTACGGCGTAATCCTTTGCTGATATTGGGGAATTTACCAGCGTTTTCGCCTGCAATTTTACCTTGGTCGGCAGCTTCGTGTAACAAAGGCAATTGATTCGATGCATCGCCCGCGATAAAAATATGTGGAATAGACGTTTGCATGGTTTCGGGATTGGCAATAGGCACGCCACGCTTATCCGTGTCAATTTTGATGTTTTCCAAACCTAAATTATCCACATTGGGTGTGCGCCCAATTGCTGCCAGTAAATAATCCGCCACAAAAATACCGGTTTCATCATCTTGTGCCCATTTGATTTCCACTTTACCATCGGCATTCAAACGCGCTTCGGAAGTAGAACGCAAATAAAATGGGAATTCTTCTGCAAAAATTTCAGTAGCTTGCTGCAATACCACAGGGTCGCTGATGCCACCCAAACTACCATCTCGCCCAAAGACGGTTACTTTCACACCCAAACGGTGCAATGCTTGCCCCAACTCCAAACCAATCACGCCAGAACCAAATACAGCCACGCTTTCAGGCAGCGTGCTCCATGAAAAGACGTCATCATTAACAATCAATTTATCGCCCAATTTTTCCCATTCTGGCAAAATCACGGGGCGGGAACCTGTTGCGATGACAATGCGGTCAGCTCGAATTTGCGTGTGGTCATCAATTTGAATGGTATGGTCGTCAATGAATTTGGCTGCACCCATGATTCGGCGATTTTCGTCCCATTCATTCACATCTTCCAGTACGAAACCCACAAAGCGATCGCGTTCAGATTTTACGCGATTCATCACTTCTTCACCGTTGACTTGAATGGATGATTTATCCAAATGTACGCCAAATGGGTCGGTATGCAAAGCGTGATGACGTGCTTCCGCTGCCGCAATCAGTAATTTGGAAGGCATACAACCCACACGCGCACAAGTTGTACCAAACACATGACTTTCAATTAAATACACATTTTCGGTATGCAAACGCGCGTTGCGAAATGCACCCATGCCAGCCGTACCACCACCAATGACAACCACGTCTGCTTGCAATTTTTTCATAGTTAAATCCTTATGATTTTGAAAAATTGTTAGTTAAAATTAATCACGTCAGTTAAAAAAAGAGAGTCATTCAGGCAGCCTAACTATTATATTCATTAAGTAATCAGAATAATCAATAATTCAGGCTGCCTGAATAACCCTCAGATTATTCAGGGGACAATGTGCTAGAAAAGGAGGAGAAAACTATCACATCGTCCGAAAGGGTGTGTTAGAAAAGGAGAAAACTATCACACCCATCGGAAAATATGGCATATTCTACCGAATTAAACAGCGAAAGAAAAGCCATTTTTCTAGCGGAAAAGTCGCATTATTTAGCGAAATACTTTTCCAAATCATCGCTACCACCAATGTATTGACCACCAATGAACACTTGTGGCGCAGTGGCTTTGCCTGTGATGGCGCGCACAGAAGTGATAGAAGCATCACGACCCAACACGATTTCTTCAAATGCATAGCCTTTTTCTTTTAACAAAGCTTTTGCTTTGGCGCAGAATGGGCAACCAGGTTTGGTGATGATGGCTACTGATTCGTGTGGTGTCCAAGTTGGGTCAATGTGTTTTAACATGGTGTCTGCGTCAGATACTTCGAATGGATCGCCGTCTTTCACAGGCTCAATAAACATTTTTTCAATAACGCCATCTTTAACCAGCATAGAATAACGCCATGAACGGTCGCCAAAACCCAATTGTTCTTTGCTAACCAACATACCCATGCCTTTGCTGAATTCGCCATTGCCATCAGGAACAACAGTAATGTTTTCAGCTTCTTGATCAGCCAACCAAGCATTCATCACAAATGTGTCGTTTACAGAAACACAAACGATATCATCAACGCCACGTTTTTTAAATTCACTTGCCAACTCGTTGTAGCGTGGTAAGTGAGTTGATGAGCAAGTTGGGGTAAATGCGCCAGGCAATGAGAACACGGCAACGGTTTTGCCTTTGAATAAATCATCAGTAGAAACATCTACCCACGCATCATCTTTGCGAGTGTGGAATACAACTGATGGGACTTTTTTGCCTTCTAATTCGGCTGCGGTTTTGATTTGTACAGACATCTTCATTCTCCAAAAATAGGATTGTGTTACACTGAAAACTAACGAAAACGTATTATAGACTAAGTTGGGAAATTTTATCATTTATTGTTCAAATGATTTGAATTAGCTTAATTTATAAGTATTTTTTATCGGTTTTTGATTATTGATTAATTTTCTCTAAAATGAATAAAAAATTTAATAAAATCTGTTGGTTATTTTGTAATGTGATTGATAATTTTGGCGATATAGGGGTGGCGTGGCGATTGGCTCGTGAATTGCGGACACGATTAAATTGGCAAATTTATTTGTTTTTGGACGATTGGGGCTCGTTGCGATGCCTTGCGCCTGATTATGCTAATGAATCGGGTATCATATTGAAAAATTGGCAAGAAAATGAATTCGCTGATGTGGAAAATGTGTGTGCGCCGCATGTGGTCATTGAAATGTTTGCTTGCAGGCTGCCTGAAAATGTATTGGTTATTTTGAAGAAAAATCAAGCCATTTGGCTCAATTGGGAATATTTGAGCGCGGAAAATTGGGCGGTGCGAACCCATGGTATGCAGTCTCTGCAAGCCGATGGTTATGCAAAATATTTTTGGCAAATGGGTTTTGTGCCTGAAAGTGGCGGTTTGATTCGTGAGATGACTTTCAGGCAGCCTGAAAATTTAATTGAATCAAATGCTTTGAGGGTTTTACTGTTTGGTTATCAGAGTGAAATTTGGGTAGAAACTTTGCGTGCTTGGCAGGCGTTGGGTTGGCGCGTGGACGTGGATTGCGTGGGCTGGCAAGTTGGTCAGAGTTTGCATGAATTGGGCGATTTATTAGCAGAAAATGGCAAACAATATATTTTAGGCAGCCTGAAAATTCGCCAAATTGATTTTGTACCACAACAAAATTTTGATGATTTATTGGCGCAATATGATTGGCTGTTTGTACGTGGCGAAGACAGTTTTGTTCGCGCTCAATTTTCGGGTAAGCCATTCTTTTGGCATATTTATCCGCAAAATGAATTGGCACATTTGGATAAATTGGCGGCATTTTGGGATGGGGTTTGGCGAGACGATGCAACATGGCAGGTGGCGCATTGTGCGTTGTCGGGCGAATTGAATGGGGCTTTCAGGCTGCCTGAAAATGAACGCATGGCGCATTGGCAGACTTTGTGGGACTGTCGGGCAGATTGGGCGAGTGGGGCGCGTGATTGGCAAATGTTTTTGTTGAGTCAATCTGATGCGGTAACGCGGTTGGCAAATTGGTGTGATTTATACAACACGAAATAATGCAAAAAAATGATTGGCGTGTTTTCAGGCTGCCTGAAAACCGAATTTAAGCTAAAATCGCGACTATTTCAGTATCATTAAATTCACAAATTGATACTTTGTTCTGTTTTATTTTAAACGACCATAATTTTGTCGTGTGGCAAAGGCATTGGTTGGCGATGCCGCGCCGATTCAGCTAGCCCAATAAAGATGACTCATCACGCATGGATTGCAGTTTTAATTCACGACAAAATCATCACGAATCATGACGCGGTTGTGTTAAAATTGGCAAAATTGCGCTTGAATGTTTTCAGGCAGCCTGATTTTAAAATCATCAATAAATCAATCAAAATTTAGAGGATAAAATGAATATTACCGTATTAGGCGCGGGCGCGTGGGGTACTGCACTCGCCATACACTTTGCTTTGCATCAACACACTGTCCGTATGTGGACGCACAATGCTGACCACGCTAAAGTGATGCAGCAAAGTCGCACCAACGACCGATATTTACAAGGCTGCACGCTGCCTGATAATCTGAATGTTGATGATGATTTACACACCGCGTTAACCAATAGCGAACTGGTGTTAGTGGTTACGCCTGTGGTGGGTTTGCGCGACAGTGTTTTGCTGATTAAACAAGCTGGTTACGGACATTTACCTATTTTGACTGCGTGTAAAGGTTTTGAATTGGATACGGGCTTGTTGCCGCATCAAGTGGTAAAAGATGTGTTGCCTGACAACCAACAAATTGGCGTATTATCAGGTCCGAGTTTCGCGCAAGAATTAGCCGACCAAATGCCATGCGCTGTGTGTTTGGCATCAGAAAATTTTGAATGGATTAAACAACTTTCTGCGCAACTGAATACTCATGTCATGCGTCTGTATGCTAATGATGACGTGTTGGGCGTGGCTGTGGGTGGTGCAGTAAAAAACGTGATGGCGATTGCCACGGGTTTATGTGATGGCTTGGGCTATGGTCTGAATGCGCGTGCGGCTTTGGTAACGCGCGGTTTGGCAGAAATCACGCGTTTGGCGGTGGCGATGGGTGCGCAACAAAAAACCATGATGGGTTTAGCGGGTACGGGCGATTTGATTTTGACGTGTACGGGTGCGTTGTCGCGCAACCGCAAAGTAGGCTTGGGTTTGGCACAAGGCAAAACCCTGCATCAGGTTCTGATGGAGATTGGACATGTTGCTGAAGGCGTACCGACTATTGAAGAAGTGCATAATGCTGCTGCTAAGTATCAGATTGATATGCCTATTACGGGGATGTTGTATCAATTGGTTCGTAATGAATTGACCGCCCGAGATATTGTAGAACGCTTGATGCAGCGCGAACCCACGCACGAATAATCCATGTTTGTACAAATTTGAAGATTGATGATTTTCAGGCTGCCTGAAGTGTGAAAATAAAAGGTAGTCTGAAAAAATAATTTTATTTATTTTAATGATTTAGTATTGATTCAACCCTTTTCAGGCAGCCTGAAAATAACCCCAGAGAATAACCATGACTCAAACACTCGCTCAACTGGAAAGCAAATTACAAGCACTGATAAAAACCATCAGTCAAAGCAAAATTGAACAAGGTAAATTGCAACAACAACTTGCACAATCTCGCGATCATCTAGACAGTGTCAATAAAGAGTTGGAAGAAAAACAGCAACAACTTGAAATTGAAAGAAAAAAACGACCTGGGGACGCGGCTGCACAAAAATTCATTGCTGAATTAGAAGGCAAATTGACCACGCATGAACAACAAATTCAATTGTTGGAAAAAGAGCGTGTGAATTTACGTGACCAAATTGCATTTTTGCAAGGCAATTTGCAAATGCGTGAGCAAGAATGGCAGGAAAAATTTGATACCGCGCAAACCATTTGGTCTGGTAAACGCCAAGATTTAACCGATAAATATCAAGCTGTTCACAAAGAATTAACGCGCAAAGAACAAGAGTTGGAACAAATTCAACAAGAACTTGTACTCGCCAATGAAACCAAAGAGCGCGAGTGGCAAGCCAAATTGCAAGAAGCTAAATTGGCAGCCGAACAGCAGTTGCGTGAACTCAAAAACCAAGTTCATGAAATGCAACAACAAACCGAACAGCAAAAACAAGATTGGCAAATGAAATTGACGCAAGCCGAAGCCGCCGCCGAAATTCAATTGCGTCAACATAAAGAACAACTGAAATCCGCACAAGCCGATGCTGCTGACCGCATTCATGTGTTGGAAAAACAATTGGCACAAAGCGAAGAAAATGCGTTGCGTGAAGCCACGTTGTTAACCGAAAAAATTACATTGGCAGAAACCAATGCCCTGAAACAACAACAAGAATGGCAAAGTAAATATTATGCCAGCGAGAAACAATCGCAAGAATTTGAAGCCAAATTGTATGTCGCAGAAAAAGCCGCTGAACGTCAAAGCAAAGATTGGCAAGAAAAAATTGAATCGCTGCAAAATCAATTAAAAGTAACCGAAAATGCCACTGAAATGCAAATTCAAGCATTAAATGGTAAATTGAAAGAAAGTGAAGAAGCTGCTGAACGCCAAATTCAAGCGTTGCGCGACCAATTGCAAGTTGCCAAAGAAGCCGCACAAAAAGAATTAGAAAGCGCGTATAGCCAAATCTCCACGCAAGACGAACAAATCCAAGAATTGTTGACAAAACTAAAAACAACCGAAGAAGGTGGCGAGCAGTTGGCACAAAAATTACAGGACCAACTTCAGGCAGCCTTAAACCGCAATGAAATTTTGCAAATCAATTTGGAACAAGAGGAACAACGTTTCCAAAACGAAGCCGAACAAATGAAACTAGCACACCAAACCGCTTTGGAAGATGTGTCGCATCGTTTGGGCGAGCAAATTGGCAAACTCAACGAACAAATTAAAAATGAAAAAACCGCTTTGCAAACGCAAATGTTGAAATTAAATAGCCAAAATCAAGAATATCGTAGTATGTTATTACAAAATGCAACGCAATTACGCCAATTGTTGAGCCGTTTGCCGGCGGAAAGTGGTAGCGATACGGTTTCAGGCAGCATCGTTGCGGAGGATAATGTATGAGCATTGAACAAATTAACGTTTCTATTTTGAATCGCCAATTTACTATTGGTACGCCTGAAGCCGAGCGCGATACATTGTTACAAGCTGTGGATTTGCTGAACCAAAAAATCACAGCAATTCAAAGTGCTGGGCGAAATATGGAAACCGACAAGATTGTGATTATGGCGGCTTTGAATTTAACCCATGATTTATTAAAACTGGTAAATGAAAATAAAGTCTTGGCAGATTCTGAAATGGAGCGTAAAATAGGCGCATTAA
This genomic window contains:
- a CDS encoding NAD(P)H-dependent glycerol-3-phosphate dehydrogenase is translated as MNITVLGAGAWGTALAIHFALHQHTVRMWTHNADHAKVMQQSRTNDRYLQGCTLPDNLNVDDDLHTALTNSELVLVVTPVVGLRDSVLLIKQAGYGHLPILTACKGFELDTGLLPHQVVKDVLPDNQQIGVLSGPSFAQELADQMPCAVCLASENFEWIKQLSAQLNTHVMRLYANDDVLGVAVGGAVKNVMAIATGLCDGLGYGLNARAALVTRGLAEITRLAVAMGAQQKTMMGLAGTGDLILTCTGALSRNRKVGLGLAQGKTLHQVLMEIGHVAEGVPTIEEVHNAAAKYQIDMPITGMLYQLVRNELTARDIVERLMQREPTHE
- a CDS encoding glycine zipper 2TM domain-containing protein, which produces MKTITKILVVTAIAASMAACTSNEMTTSQRNAAIGAVVGGATGNLIGGDTGATLGGAALGGMIGSQIK
- the earP gene encoding elongation factor P maturation arginine rhamnosyltransferase EarP → MIDNFGDIGVAWRLARELRTRLNWQIYLFLDDWGSLRCLAPDYANESGIILKNWQENEFADVENVCAPHVVIEMFACRLPENVLVILKKNQAIWLNWEYLSAENWAVRTHGMQSLQADGYAKYFWQMGFVPESGGLIREMTFRQPENLIESNALRVLLFGYQSEIWVETLRAWQALGWRVDVDCVGWQVGQSLHELGDLLAENGKQYILGSLKIRQIDFVPQQNFDDLLAQYDWLFVRGEDSFVRAQFSGKPFFWHIYPQNELAHLDKLAAFWDGVWRDDATWQVAHCALSGELNGAFRLPENERMAHWQTLWDCRADWASGARDWQMFLLSQSDAVTRLANWCDLYNTK
- a CDS encoding cell division protein ZapA, whose translation is MSIEQINVSILNRQFTIGTPEAERDTLLQAVDLLNQKITAIQSAGRNMETDKIVIMAALNLTHDLLKLVNENKVLADSEMERKIGALIQMCDDALVGVEEHN
- a CDS encoding glutathione peroxidase yields the protein MSVQIKTAAELEGKKVPSVVFHTRKDDAWVDVSTDDLFKGKTVAVFSLPGAFTPTCSSTHLPRYNELASEFKKRGVDDIVCVSVNDTFVMNAWLADQEAENITVVPDGNGEFSKGMGMLVSKEQLGFGDRSWRYSMLVKDGVIEKMFIEPVKDGDPFEVSDADTMLKHIDPTWTPHESVAIITKPGCPFCAKAKALLKEKGYAFEEIVLGRDASITSVRAITGKATAPQVFIGGQYIGGSDDLEKYFAK
- a CDS encoding dihydrolipoyl dehydrogenase, translating into MKKLQADVVVIGGGTAGMGAFRNARLHTENVYLIESHVFGTTCARVGCMPSKLLIAAAEARHHALHTDPFGVHLDKSSIQVNGEEVMNRVKSERDRFVGFVLEDVNEWDENRRIMGAAKFIDDHTIQIDDHTQIRADRIVIATGSRPVILPEWEKLGDKLIVNDDVFSWSTLPESVAVFGSGVIGLELGQALHRLGVKVTVFGRDGSLGGISDPVVLQQATEIFAEEFPFYLRSTSEARLNADGKVEIKWAQDDETGIFVADYLLAAIGRTPNVDNLGLENIKIDTDKRGVPIANPETMQTSIPHIFIAGDASNQLPLLHEAADQGKIAGENAGKFPNISKGLRRSMIGVVFTNPQIMSVGARFATLKNQYGDDFDDKVAIGEVSFRNQGRSRVMLVNKGHMRVYADKQSGKFLGAEMAGPAAEHIAHLLAWAHQMEMTVPKMLDMPFYHPVIEEGLRTALRDVASKLSK